The following are encoded together in the Phragmites australis chromosome 19, lpPhrAust1.1, whole genome shotgun sequence genome:
- the LOC133899928 gene encoding kinesin-like protein KIN-7L isoform X2, translating into MEKISVAVRFRPPAPAAADPSSAVAGGSGDREWRIDDTRASLLHRAAGPVPGATFAFDHVFDGAATNARVYGALVRDLIRAAVDGFNGTAFAYGQTSSGKTFTMNGCDADPGIIPRAVRDVFDIARQADDREFLIRVSYMEIYNEEINDLLTLGGQKLRIHESLERGVYVAGLREEIVNSAEQVFELLQLGEANRHFGETNMNVRSSRSHTIFRMVIESSAKNQMDSGDAIRVSVLNLVDLAGSERIIKTGAEGVRLNEGKYINKSLMILGNVINKLSENGKQRGHIPYRDSKLTRILQPALGGNAKTSIICTAAPEEIHIEETRGTLQFASRAKCVSNCAQVNEILTDAALLKRQKMEIEELRKKLQGSHSEVLEQVVLKLRNDMHKSELERDRLAMELGEERKLRVALEDRLAEQQKKLEDPNSTSTSADQFTDSTQLDALKTPDSKYTPDGFVASRLRYSNDVEFSPIPENLDNIADEDLWTRLNKGCITDLDMLQMTPGLKREAAPLEEPTDARCQRSENECISDRQQLEDSKARCTALEKERDLLRDENSSLRHELSKSKQDADHLIVQKQEQLEDSRARCAALEKELSRSRQEADRLAAEKQELVRELGAEKQKMEELKQDIRVINRAFSQREGQLTSLYTKSKAILENCKASQFATLP; encoded by the exons ATGGAGAAGATCTCCGTCGCCGTCCGCTTCCGCCCGCCCGCCCCCGCGGCCGCCGATCCCTCctcggccgtcgccggcgggagCGGCGACCGCGAGTGGCGCATCGACGACACCCgcgcctccctcctccaccgcgccgccggcccCGTCCCCGGCGCGACCTTCGCCTTCG ACCACGTGTTCGACGGGGCGGCGACCAACGCGCGGGTCTACGGCGCGCTCGTCAGGGACCTCATACGCGCCGCCGTCGACGGGTTCAATGGCACTGCCTTCGCCTACGGCCAGACCAGCAGCGGGAAAACCTTCACCATGAACGGCTGCGACGCCGATCCCGGCATCATCCCGCGCGCCGTCCGCGACGTCTTCGACATCGCGCGCCAG GCCGACGACCGCGAGTTCCTCATCAGGGTGTCCTACATGGAGATCTACAACGAGGAGATTAATGACCTCTTGACGCTTGGGGGGCAGAAGCTGCGGATCCACGAGAGCTTGGAG CGTGGAGTGTATGTAGCCGGTTTGCGGGAGGAGATTGTGAACAGCGCAGAGCAAGTGTTTGAGCTCCTCCAGCTTGGAGAAG CAAATAGGCATTTTGGAGAGACTAACATGAATGTTCGGAGCAGTCGGTCCCATACTATTTTTAGAATG GTAATTGAAAGCAGCGCTAAGAACCAGATGGACTCTGGGGATGCTATTCGTGTGTCTGTCTTG AATTTGGTGGACTTAGCTGGGTCAGAAAGAATCATCAAGACAGGGGCTGAAGGGGTGCGTTTGAATGAGGGCAAGTATATTAACAAGAGCTTGATGATTCTTGGCAATGTCATCAATAAGTTAAGTGAGAATGGAAAGCAAAG AGGGCACATCCCCTATCGTGATAGTAAGTTGACTCGCATTCTCCAACCTGCACTTGGAGGCAATGCAAAAACATCAATCATCTGCACTGCTGCTCCTGAAGAG ATTCACATTGAGGAAACTAGAGGAACTCTTCAATTTGCAAGTAGAGCAAAATGTGTCAGCAATTGTGCCCAAGTAAATGAG ATTCTAACAGATGCTGCTCTGCTGAAGAGGCAAAAAATGGAAATAGAAGAACTTCGTAAAAAGCTGCAA GGTTCCCATTCTGAAGTGTTGGAGCAAGTCGTACTAAAGCTACGCAATGACATGCACAAG TCTGAACTTGAGCGTGATCGACTGGCAATGGAACTTGGGGAGGAAAGGAAGCTACGGGTGGCTCTAGAGGACCGTTTGGCCGAGCAACAGAAGAAGCTAGAGGACCCCAACAGTACCAGCACATCAGCAGACCAGTTTACTGATTCAACCCAG CTTGATGCATTGAAAACTCCAGATTCAAAGTATACTCCAGATGGATTTGTTGCCTCTCGCTTACGCTACTCAAATGATGTTGAGTTCAGCCCAATACCTGAAAATTTGGATAATATTGCTGATGAAGATCTATGGACGCGTCTGAACAAAGGTTGCATTACTGATCTTGACATGCTTCAGATGACACCTGGTCTGAAACGTGAG GCTGCGCCATTGGAGGAACCTACTGACGCAAGATGCCAGAGGTCAGAAAATGAATGCATCTCTGATCGGCAGCAGCTCGAGGATTCAAAGGCGAGATGCACAGCACTCGAGAAGGAACGCGACCTGCTCAGAGATGAAAACTCATCCTTGCGACATGAGCTCTCCAAGTCCAAGCAGGATGCGGACCATCTCATCGTCCAGAAGCAGGAGCAGCTCGAGGACTCGAGGGCGAGATGCGCGGCGCTCGAGAAGGAACTCTCCAGGTCCAGGCAGGAGGCCGACCGTCTCGCCGCCGAGAAGCAGGAGCTGGTCAGGGAGCTGGGCGCGGAGAAGCAGAAGATGGAGGAGCTCAAGCAGGACATCAGGGTCATCAACCGGGCGTTCTCGCAGCGTGAAGGGCAGCTCACGTCCCTGTACACCAAGTCCAAGGCCATCCTCGAGAACTGCAAGGCCTCTCAGTTCGCTACTCTGCCTTGA
- the LOC133899928 gene encoding kinesin-like protein KIN-7L isoform X1, with translation MEKISVAVRFRPPAPAAADPSSAVAGGSGDREWRIDDTRASLLHRAAGPVPGATFAFDHVFDGAATNARVYGALVRDLIRAAVDGFNGTAFAYGQTSSGKTFTMNGCDADPGIIPRAVRDVFDIARQADDREFLIRVSYMEIYNEEINDLLTLGGQKLRIHESLERGVYVAGLREEIVNSAEQVFELLQLGEANRHFGETNMNVRSSRSHTIFRMVIESSAKNQMDSGDAIRVSVLNLVDLAGSERIIKTGAEGVRLNEGKYINKSLMILGNVINKLSENGKQRGHIPYRDSKLTRILQPALGGNAKTSIICTAAPEEIHIEETRGTLQFASRAKCVSNCAQVNEILTDAALLKRQKMEIEELRKKLQGSHSEVLEQVVLKLRNDMHKSELERDRLAMELGEERKLRVALEDRLAEQQKKLEDPNSTSTSADQFTDSTQLDALKTPDSKYTPDGFVASRLRYSNDVEFSPIPENLDNIADEDLWTRLNKGCITDLDMLQMTPGLKREVSLLQDTPSAAPLEEPTDARCQRSENECISDRQQLEDSKARCTALEKERDLLRDENSSLRHELSKSKQDADHLIVQKQEQLEDSRARCAALEKELSRSRQEADRLAAEKQELVRELGAEKQKMEELKQDIRVINRAFSQREGQLTSLYTKSKAILENCKASQFATLP, from the exons ATGGAGAAGATCTCCGTCGCCGTCCGCTTCCGCCCGCCCGCCCCCGCGGCCGCCGATCCCTCctcggccgtcgccggcgggagCGGCGACCGCGAGTGGCGCATCGACGACACCCgcgcctccctcctccaccgcgccgccggcccCGTCCCCGGCGCGACCTTCGCCTTCG ACCACGTGTTCGACGGGGCGGCGACCAACGCGCGGGTCTACGGCGCGCTCGTCAGGGACCTCATACGCGCCGCCGTCGACGGGTTCAATGGCACTGCCTTCGCCTACGGCCAGACCAGCAGCGGGAAAACCTTCACCATGAACGGCTGCGACGCCGATCCCGGCATCATCCCGCGCGCCGTCCGCGACGTCTTCGACATCGCGCGCCAG GCCGACGACCGCGAGTTCCTCATCAGGGTGTCCTACATGGAGATCTACAACGAGGAGATTAATGACCTCTTGACGCTTGGGGGGCAGAAGCTGCGGATCCACGAGAGCTTGGAG CGTGGAGTGTATGTAGCCGGTTTGCGGGAGGAGATTGTGAACAGCGCAGAGCAAGTGTTTGAGCTCCTCCAGCTTGGAGAAG CAAATAGGCATTTTGGAGAGACTAACATGAATGTTCGGAGCAGTCGGTCCCATACTATTTTTAGAATG GTAATTGAAAGCAGCGCTAAGAACCAGATGGACTCTGGGGATGCTATTCGTGTGTCTGTCTTG AATTTGGTGGACTTAGCTGGGTCAGAAAGAATCATCAAGACAGGGGCTGAAGGGGTGCGTTTGAATGAGGGCAAGTATATTAACAAGAGCTTGATGATTCTTGGCAATGTCATCAATAAGTTAAGTGAGAATGGAAAGCAAAG AGGGCACATCCCCTATCGTGATAGTAAGTTGACTCGCATTCTCCAACCTGCACTTGGAGGCAATGCAAAAACATCAATCATCTGCACTGCTGCTCCTGAAGAG ATTCACATTGAGGAAACTAGAGGAACTCTTCAATTTGCAAGTAGAGCAAAATGTGTCAGCAATTGTGCCCAAGTAAATGAG ATTCTAACAGATGCTGCTCTGCTGAAGAGGCAAAAAATGGAAATAGAAGAACTTCGTAAAAAGCTGCAA GGTTCCCATTCTGAAGTGTTGGAGCAAGTCGTACTAAAGCTACGCAATGACATGCACAAG TCTGAACTTGAGCGTGATCGACTGGCAATGGAACTTGGGGAGGAAAGGAAGCTACGGGTGGCTCTAGAGGACCGTTTGGCCGAGCAACAGAAGAAGCTAGAGGACCCCAACAGTACCAGCACATCAGCAGACCAGTTTACTGATTCAACCCAG CTTGATGCATTGAAAACTCCAGATTCAAAGTATACTCCAGATGGATTTGTTGCCTCTCGCTTACGCTACTCAAATGATGTTGAGTTCAGCCCAATACCTGAAAATTTGGATAATATTGCTGATGAAGATCTATGGACGCGTCTGAACAAAGGTTGCATTACTGATCTTGACATGCTTCAGATGACACCTGGTCTGAAACGTGAGGTATCCTTGCTACAAGATACACCATCC GCTGCGCCATTGGAGGAACCTACTGACGCAAGATGCCAGAGGTCAGAAAATGAATGCATCTCTGATCGGCAGCAGCTCGAGGATTCAAAGGCGAGATGCACAGCACTCGAGAAGGAACGCGACCTGCTCAGAGATGAAAACTCATCCTTGCGACATGAGCTCTCCAAGTCCAAGCAGGATGCGGACCATCTCATCGTCCAGAAGCAGGAGCAGCTCGAGGACTCGAGGGCGAGATGCGCGGCGCTCGAGAAGGAACTCTCCAGGTCCAGGCAGGAGGCCGACCGTCTCGCCGCCGAGAAGCAGGAGCTGGTCAGGGAGCTGGGCGCGGAGAAGCAGAAGATGGAGGAGCTCAAGCAGGACATCAGGGTCATCAACCGGGCGTTCTCGCAGCGTGAAGGGCAGCTCACGTCCCTGTACACCAAGTCCAAGGCCATCCTCGAGAACTGCAAGGCCTCTCAGTTCGCTACTCTGCCTTGA